The Chroogloeocystis siderophila 5.2 s.c.1 genome contains the following window.
ACTAGCCACTAACTACTAACCACCACTCCCTTGTATCTTTTGGACGTTGTGTCTTTCTTGCAAAGCAAATCTTGCTTGTTCGCGATCATCAAAGTGGATTTTTTCTGTTCCTAAAATTTGGTAGTCTTCGTGACCTTTCCCCGCAATGAGTACGCCATCTCCTGGTTGGGCTTCGAGGATCGCTGTACGAATCGCACTCGCGCGATCGCAGATTACTTTTGGCTGTATGGTTTCGGGGATTCCGGCTAAAATATCTTGCAAAATGCGTTCGGGGTCTTCGGTGCGCGGGTTATCTGACGTGACAACCGCGATATCTGCAAGTTGCGCCGCAATTGCTCCCATTCTCGGACGCTTCGTGCGATCGCGATCGCCACCACAACCAAACACGCAGATCATTTTGCCTGGAATAAAAGGGCGTGAGGCTTTGAGTAAATTTTCTAAACTATCAGGTGTGTGCGCGTAATCGACAATCACGCTAATATCTTGCTTAGCATCGATTTGCACGCGTTCCATTCGCCCAGGAACTTCCGTAAATTTTGGTAAAGCTTGGGCAATTAATTCTAAATCTACACCCAGGTGTAACGCTGCGGCGACAGATGCCAACATATTTGAAAGGTTGTACTCGCCGACTAAAGGCGAACGAAACGCAATATCTCCTTTGGGTGTATGCAGCATTCCATTTACACCCGTCGGTTCATAGTTTAGATCGCTCGTCCAAAATTCAGCTTCTTCCGCATTGTGGACGCTATAGCGCCATAGTTGCTGTGCAGGTATTTGTGCAATGAGCCTTTGTCCGTAAGCATCATCTGCATTAATCACCGCGCGTCCTTGAAGATAATCAGGGCTAAATAACAGTGCTTTCGCCGCAAAATAATCTTCCATATCCTTGTGGAAGTCAAGGTGGTCTTGCGTTAAATTTGTGAACACCCCAACTTCAAACGGACAGCCCATCACTCGTCCTTGGGCTAAAGCATGCGAACTGACTTCCATTACGCCCCACTGACAACCAGCGTCGCGGGCTGCGGCTAATTGTTGCTGAAGTTCGACTGCAAAGGGTGTGGTGTGCGTTGCGGTTTGCTCATAACCTTGCCATCGCGTGTAGAGAGTTCCCATCAATGCGGTGGGAAACTGCGCTTGTGTGAGAAAAAATTCAATGAGGTGCGTTGTTGTTGTTTTGCCATTCGTACCTGTCACACCCACAAGTTTGAGTTGTTTTGCAGGGTAGCCATAGAAAGCCGCAGCCGAAGAGGCGCACGCTTCTACCATATCAGTTGCCGCGATAACGCAAGCATCTTTAGTTGCAGGCTGTTTTTTTGCTGCATCGGTGGAAATTAACGCGGCGATCGCTCCCGATGCGATCGCACTTTGCCAAAATTCACCGCCATCAACTCGCGTCCCTGGCATTCCAATAAACAGATCTCCTGCTTGGCAAGCATGAGAGTTTGTTTTTAATCCCGTAACTTCCGTATCGATTGCTGCGTGTTGGGGTACTTCGACAACACTTGCAATATTTGTTAACAATTCGCGCAATTTCATGGCATCAACTCCTCACAACAAAAACTCAAAAGACCCTAAAATCCCTCACCCGCTGACCCCTGTACGGGCAAGGCACTGCCTTGCCCGTCTGACCTCTGACCCCTGACCGCTGCCACAAACACACATCCTTTACTCTGAATCATGAGTTTTGAGATATTTCTGTAGCAATTGCTCCAACTGCGACACACTGGCGCGGGGAGAAGGACGAGGAATTTGCGTTTCTTTGCCATTATTGTTTTGACACAGGACTGGAACTTCATACTGATACGCCTCAACCCAATCTGCACGAGTTGTAATGTCTCGTACTTCCAAATCGAAGCTGAATGAGTGAATTTGTGCCAATTTTTCCTCCAATCCCTCACACAAATGGCACCCTGGCTTACTGTATAAGATTAATCGCATTTTAGAGAAACCACTTCATAAAAAACAAAGGCTCGACGTAAAAAATCAAAAGCTTTCACCCATGCCATATTTAGATATTCTGGATGTAGGAGAAATAACCAAAGAATTGACATGAGCTTTTCGACCGAATCTCAGACGCAGACTGATAGTTTTGATTTAGATCAACTTAACCAGAGATTTGACACTGCTCATCCAAGAGAGATTTTAGCTTGGTGCGTTGAGCATATTGTAAAGGGACTAGTGCAAACGAGTGCCTTTAATGTTGATGATATGGTCATCACTGATATCTTATACCGCGACCTCAAGTACGCAGTTCCAGTCATTTTTCTCGACACGTTACATCACTTTCCCCAATCATTAGAATTTGTTGCCAAAGCGAAGGAAACGTATAACCTTGACTTGCGCATCTATAAAACTCCTGATGTAAACACGCGGGAAGCATTTGCCGCTAAATATGGTGAAGCCTTGTGGAACAAGGATATCGAGAAATTTCACCACGTCACAAAAATTGAACCTTTGCAGCGTGGTTTAGAAGAACTCAACACCGTTGCTTGGATTACGGGGCGACGTCGCGACCAAGCTGTGACCCGTGCCGATATGCCAGTATTTGAATTAGATGCCCAACAGCGTCTTAAGGTGAATCCTTTGGCAAGTTGGATGCGTAAAGACTCCTGGAATTATGTTTTCCAACACAATGTCATTTACAACCCACTCCACGACCAGGGTTATCCCAGCATCGGCGACGAACCAATCACCACCCCCGTCGCTGAAGGCGAAGACGAACGCGCAGGACGCTGGCGCGGTATGGGTAAAACTGAATGCGGAATTCATATTTAGTAAGTGATTAGCAATTAGTAGTTAGCTATTAGCGAAATGATTAAAATCCTCCACCTATCCGATATTCATATGGGCAGTAGCTTCTCCCACGGACGCATTGACCCTCAAACAGGAACTAACACACGACTAGAGGATTTTGTCAAGACTTTGGCGCGGTGTATTGACCGTGCGATATCAGAACCCGTTGACCTTGTTGTTTTTGGTGG
Protein-coding sequences here:
- a CDS encoding UDP-N-acetylmuramoyl-L-alanyl-D-glutamate--2,6-diaminopimelate ligase yields the protein MKLRELLTNIASVVEVPQHAAIDTEVTGLKTNSHACQAGDLFIGMPGTRVDGGEFWQSAIASGAIAALISTDAAKKQPATKDACVIAATDMVEACASSAAAFYGYPAKQLKLVGVTGTNGKTTTTHLIEFFLTQAQFPTALMGTLYTRWQGYEQTATHTTPFAVELQQQLAAARDAGCQWGVMEVSSHALAQGRVMGCPFEVGVFTNLTQDHLDFHKDMEDYFAAKALLFSPDYLQGRAVINADDAYGQRLIAQIPAQQLWRYSVHNAEEAEFWTSDLNYEPTGVNGMLHTPKGDIAFRSPLVGEYNLSNMLASVAAALHLGVDLELIAQALPKFTEVPGRMERVQIDAKQDISVIVDYAHTPDSLENLLKASRPFIPGKMICVFGCGGDRDRTKRPRMGAIAAQLADIAVVTSDNPRTEDPERILQDILAGIPETIQPKVICDRASAIRTAILEAQPGDGVLIAGKGHEDYQILGTEKIHFDDREQARFALQERHNVQKIQGSGG
- a CDS encoding glutaredoxin family protein, whose translation is MRLILYSKPGCHLCEGLEEKLAQIHSFSFDLEVRDITTRADWVEAYQYEVPVLCQNNNGKETQIPRPSPRASVSQLEQLLQKYLKTHDSE
- the cysH gene encoding phosphoadenosine phosphosulfate reductase; translation: MSFSTESQTQTDSFDLDQLNQRFDTAHPREILAWCVEHIVKGLVQTSAFNVDDMVITDILYRDLKYAVPVIFLDTLHHFPQSLEFVAKAKETYNLDLRIYKTPDVNTREAFAAKYGEALWNKDIEKFHHVTKIEPLQRGLEELNTVAWITGRRRDQAVTRADMPVFELDAQQRLKVNPLASWMRKDSWNYVFQHNVIYNPLHDQGYPSIGDEPITTPVAEGEDERAGRWRGMGKTECGIHI